Genomic DNA from Planktomarina temperata RCA23:
GGCACGTCGCAAGTTGGTTTATGAAGGCAAGGCAAAGATCCTCTATGAGGGTCCAGAGCCAGGCACTTTGGTTCAATATTTCAAAGATGATGCCACTGCATTCAATGCAGAGAAGAAAGATATCATTGAAGGTAAAGGGGTGTTGAATAACCGCTTGTCCGAATTTTTTATGACCGGTCTCAATACTTTGGGCATTCCGACCCATTTCATCAAAAGCCTCAATATGCGCGAGCAGTTGATCCGGGCGGTTGAGATCGTGCCATTGGAAGTTATCGTGCGCAATTATGCCGCTGGCACGATGTCCAAGCGTTTGGGCATTGAGGAGGGCACGGCCCTGCCGCGTCCGATCGTCGAATTTTGTTTGAAAGATGATTCTCTGGGCGATCCATTGGTGTCAGAAGAACATATCATCGCGTTCAACTGGGCCAGCCAACAAGATTTGGACGATATGTTGGCGCTGGCGTTGCGCGTGAATGATTTTCTTTCCGGCGTCATGTATGGGGTTGGCATTCGCGTTGCGGATTTCAAAATTGAAATCGGCCGCGTCTATGAGGGCGATTATCAACGTCTGATCATCGCAGATGAAATCAGCCCCGACAGCTGCCGGCTTTGGGATCTCAAAACCGGTGAAAAACTCGACAAAGATGTGTTCCGCCGTGATTTGGGCAGTTTAACAGATGCCTATGCTGAGGTGGCGCGCCGCTTGGGCGTATTGCCGGAAAATCCAGCGCCCATCAGCAAGCCCACTTTGATCAACTGACCTGAAGGACAAGACAATGAAAGCTATCGTCACAGTGATGCTCAAGAATGGTGTGCTCGATCCGCAAGGCGAGGCCGTTAAATCGGCGCTTGGAGGCCTTGGCTTTTCCGGGGTGAATTCCGTGCGTCAGGGCAAGGTGATCGAGCTGGACTTGGCCGAGGGTACAGATCCGGCGCAGATCGATGAGATGTGCAATCGCCTTTTGGTGAATGCGGTGATTGAAAGCTATCAGCTGGACATCGCATAATGCGCGCCGCGGTTGTTGTATTTCCCGGCTCGAATTGTGATCGTGACATGGTTGAGGCGCTGCGCCAATCGGGCGCCGATGTGGCCAAGGTTTGGCACAAGGACGCCGACCTGCCGCAGGGACTGGATCTTGTCGCGATTCCCGGTGGGTTTTCCTTTGGCGATTACCTGCGGTGCGGTGCGATTGCGGCGCAATCTCCCATTTGCCGGGCGGTGGTCGATCATGCCCATCGTGGCGGCTATGTCTTGGGGGTCTGCAATGGCTTTCAAGTCTTGAGTGAAACCGGTCTGGTTCCCGGTGCGTTAATGCGCAATTCTGGGTTGAAATTTCTGTGCAAAACCGTCGGATTGACCGTTGAAACACAGGACAGCGCTTTTACCGCGGCCTATAGCCAAGGCTCTGAAATACAAGTGCCAATTGCGCATCATGACGGCAATTACTATGCGACGGAAGATGAACTGAAAGCCCTGGACGGTGAAGACCGGGTGGCGTTTCGCTATAGCGACAATCCCAATGGGTCGATGTCGTCCATTGCGGGGGTCTTATCAGCCAACCGCCGGGTTTTGGGCATGATGCCCCATCCCGAGCGTGCGATGGATGCGCAGATGGGATCCGCCGATGGGCAGGCGCTTTTCCGCGCGTTGGTGGGGCAAACCACTCAGGCCTAGGCTTGGCCGCTTGAATGGCGGCGCCGAGCACCGTAACGCTAGTGCATGTCTTCCGTTACAGAAAATTCTGAAACACTCGCACCGCGTGTCGCTAACCTGTCTTGGCGCGTGCGGATCGCTTTGTTGACAATTTTCTTGATCGCGGTCGGCACAGTCTATTTTACCAACCAATTGCTCACCGCAAGGTTTACGCAATCCACCCTGCAAAGGGCGCAGCTGCGGCTTGCGCTTTACTCGGGCAATATGGTCAGCGAGCTGCAACGCAACTCGATTGTGCCCAGACTCCTCAGCAGTGATGCGGAGCTGGTGGGGGCGTTGAGCTCTCGAGATTATCAGCGGACCTCGCAGCGCTTGCTGTCATTTGTGGACGAGATCGGCGCGGCGGCGATTTTGCTGTTGGATTTGGATGGCCGCGTTGTGGCGGCGACAGATCGCAATCGCTTGGGTGAAATACAGCGCAATCTGCCACATTTCGTAGAGGCGGCTCGGGCCAGCGAAACGGTGTTTACCACCCATCAGATGGATGTTGGCGGGTATGATTTTGCCTATTCACGCCGCGTGGTGGCCAATAACAAAACCCTTGGCGTGATCGTGGTTGAGGTGGATTTGCGAAAGTTTCAATCGGCTTGGGCGGGGATATCTGACGCGGTGATTGTGTCGCTCCCCAATGGTCCGATTGTTTTGGCCACGGAAAAAACTTGGATTGGCCTGCCCGAAGAGGAGGCGCTTGCGCTGCGGTCCGCGCCCAGTGCGATTGAGCGCGCCATTCGGGCCACGCAAGATTGGACAGCCCTGCCGGCGGATGCCTATGTGCAAGGGCGGGCGGTTATGCGGCGCGAATTGCGGGTGCCGTTTCGGGGTTGGACCATGGTTTTATTCACCACCTATGGCGGAATTCGCCAGAGGGTGAATGCGGTATTGGCCCTGGAGATCATGGGGTTTTCAATCCTGTTTACCTTGGCCTTTTATCAACTGTCGCGGCAAACCTTAACGCGCGCGCTGTTTTTCCAACAAGAATCTGATGACCTGCGGCAACTCAACCTGCGTTTGCAGCGAGAGATTTCAGAGCGCCAAAAGGTCGAGAAGAACCTGCAAGTGGCCGAGCAAACCCTGGCGCAGTCTTCGAAATTGGCGGCTCTGGGGGAGATGTCCGCAGCGGTCAGCCATGAGCTAAATCAGCCTTTGGCCGCCATGAAAACCTATCTTGCGGGGGCCAAGCTGTTGCTTCAGCGCAAACGTATGGACGAGGCTTTAAGCTCTTTTCAACGGATTGACGATCTTATTGGCCGCATGAGTGCCATCACCCGGCAACTTAAATCCTATGCGCGTAAGGGCGGCGATGATTTGGTGCCTGTGGACGTGCGCGCGGCTCTCAATGGGGCTCTGGAAATTATGGAGCCGCAATTGAAATCGCGGCAAGTCTCCCTATCTACATCAGTGCCAAGCACGCCTGTTATGATTTTAGGTGACCAACTGCGTTTGGAGCAGGTCGTGGTTAATTTGCTGCGCAATGCGCTTGATGCCACTTCGATGATCGACACGCCCGAGATCGAGCTTTTGCTGATCGGCGGTGAGACAGCGACCTTGACTGTGCGGGATAATGGGGAAGGAATTTCAGATCTCGATGACCTGTTTGAGCCGTTTTTTACCACCAAGAAGCCCGGCGATGGGGTCGGGCTTGGTTTGGCAATCTCCTCGGGGATTATTTCCGATCTTGGGGGGCGTTTGGTGGCGCGTAACAGTGACCAATCGGGCGCGGTCTTCGAGGTGACGCTGCCGATTATTGATAACTACAACGACGAGGATTGAACATGGCCCAGGCGATGAAAATTGCAATCATAGATGATGAGCAGGATATGCGGCAATCCATCAGCCAATGGTTGGCGCTCTCTGGTTTTGAGACTGAGACCTTCGCCTCAGCAGGTGATGCGCTTAAAGGATTGAGCGCAGATTATCCAGGCATTATCGTGACAGATATCAAAATGCCCGGCATGGACGGCATGCAATTTCTTAGGAAGGTCAAGGGCATAGACAGCAACCTTCCGGTGATTATGATCACGGGGCATGGGGATGTGCCCATGGCTGTAGAGGCCATGCGCATCGGCGCTTTCGATTTCTTGGAAAAACCCTTTAATCCCGACACAATGACCGATTTGGCCAAGAAGGCGACACGGGCGCGGCGTTTGGTGTTGGACAATCGGCAATTGCGCCGTGAGCTTTCTTCGGGCAGCTCCATTATGGAGAAGCTCGTTGGCGCCAACGGAGTCATGGAGCGGTTGCGCGAGGATATTTTAGATCTGGGGCAAGCGGATGGTCATGTGCTGATTGAGGGGGAAACCGGCACTGGCAAAACTTTGGTGGCCCATGCGCTGCATGCGGTGTCCGCAAGGGCCCGCAAGAAATTTATTCTCTTCTCTTGCGCGGGCGAGGAGGAGGAGACGATCATGCGGCGCCTATTTGGCCCTGCGGGCGAAGAGGATCGCCTGCCGGTCTTAGAGGCCGCAAGGGGCGGAACCCTTGTTTTGGAGGATATTGAGGCGTTGAGCCATCAGGTGCAATCGCGCTTGCTCAAAGCGATTAATGCCCAAGGGGACCCCTCTGAAACCCGCATTATCGCAATTTGCAATCTGCAAGAGCAGGGCAAGACCTGCGAAGATGTGCTGCGCCCTGATCTATATTATCGCTTGGCGAGTTTGCGCATTGAATTGCCACCTCTCCGAACGCGCGGTGAGGATATACTAACGCTCTTTACGCGCTATGTCGATCAATTTGCGGAGGAATACGGATGCGACAGCCCCAGCGTGACAGCGCAGGAGGCGGCGCAATTGCTTCAGGCTCCGTGGCCCGGCAATGTGCGTCAGTTGATCAATGTGGCCGAGCGGGCAGTGCTGCAAAGCCGCAGAGGCAATGGCACCATTGCCTCGCTCTTGATGGCAGAGGGCGATGATGATCGGCCCGTGATGACCACAGAAGGCAAGCCGCTCAAGGAATATGTCGAGGCGTTTGAACGTATGTTGATTGACAATACCATGCGCCGGCATCGGGGCTCTATCGCGAGTGTGATGGAAGAGCTCTGTCTGCCGCGCCGGACTTTGAATGAAAAAATGGCCAAATATGGCCTCACCCGCGCGGATTATATCGGCTAAAATCCGCGCGGCGGACCGGGCAGGGCGTTGGGCGCTGTTTTGTGAGGAAATCAGCGAATTGTCCCGCCGGTCCAATCTGCAAAGCGCCGCTGCTTGCAAGAGATTGCGCCGGCAAGTGCATTTAGCCATTGTCTTCCCCCCCGCTTGCCCTTTACACTCCACTTAGCTCTACGGTTGTAAGATACCCTGGGCGAATGGTTTTTTTCGCAGTCTGTTGCGCGTTATAAAATGCGCGGGGGTGCGACGGAAAATGGCTCTGACGAGCCACGAGAGATGACCCAAGTTTTCAGATTTGATCGAAGACAAGGGCAGTTAACAGGCAGGAGAAATTCTGTCACAGAAAGCAACGCGATGACACAGGCGCAGGCTATAACATTGGATGAAGGCAGGCCTTTGAGCCGCCCCCATGTTGCGTGCATCGCCCTTAATAGACATCCCTTCGGTTTTGGCTTCCTTTCAGGGGGCCTGCTGAGTGATGCAAGTGGATATAATGGCAAAAAAGATGCTTATCGATGCCACGCACGCGGAAGAAACCCGTGTTGTCGTGGTCGACGGAAACAAAGTTGAGGAATTTGACTTTGAATCACAAAACAAACGACAAATAGCTGGCAACATATATTTGGCAAAAGTAACGCGGGTTGAACCCTCGTTGCAGGCCGCCTTTGTTGACTATGGCGGAAATCGCCACGGCTTTTTGGCCTTCTCTGAAATCCATCCGGATTACTATCAGATCCCAGTTGCGGATCGTGAAGCGCTCATGGCGGAAGAAAAAGCCTATGCGGAAGCCATGGCGGCGGAAGCTGAGCAGGAAGCGCAAAAACCCAAACGCACGCGAAAACGCCGGGCAAAACCCGCCGCGCAGCACAGCGCGGACCCCATTGAAACGCGGGATGTGGCCGCGGTTGATGGGGTGGTTGATGGGATGGAGACCATTGATCTGTCTGCGGATGAAGAGGGGCAGGCTGCCGCTCCTTTGCTCGAGGACAATCTGTCTGAGGCTGCCCCAGATGCCGAAGACGCCAATGAAACAGCAGAAGTTGCACCAGAGTCTGAGCC
This window encodes:
- a CDS encoding sensor histidine kinase, whose amino-acid sequence is MSSVTENSETLAPRVANLSWRVRIALLTIFLIAVGTVYFTNQLLTARFTQSTLQRAQLRLALYSGNMVSELQRNSIVPRLLSSDAELVGALSSRDYQRTSQRLLSFVDEIGAAAILLLDLDGRVVAATDRNRLGEIQRNLPHFVEAARASETVFTTHQMDVGGYDFAYSRRVVANNKTLGVIVVEVDLRKFQSAWAGISDAVIVSLPNGPIVLATEKTWIGLPEEEALALRSAPSAIERAIRATQDWTALPADAYVQGRAVMRRELRVPFRGWTMVLFTTYGGIRQRVNAVLALEIMGFSILFTLAFYQLSRQTLTRALFFQQESDDLRQLNLRLQREISERQKVEKNLQVAEQTLAQSSKLAALGEMSAAVSHELNQPLAAMKTYLAGAKLLLQRKRMDEALSSFQRIDDLIGRMSAITRQLKSYARKGGDDLVPVDVRAALNGALEIMEPQLKSRQVSLSTSVPSTPVMILGDQLRLEQVVVNLLRNALDATSMIDTPEIELLLIGGETATLTVRDNGEGISDLDDLFEPFFTTKKPGDGVGLGLAISSGIISDLGGRLVARNSDQSGAVFEVTLPIIDNYNDED
- the purC gene encoding phosphoribosylaminoimidazolesuccinocarboxamide synthase, giving the protein MARRKLVYEGKAKILYEGPEPGTLVQYFKDDATAFNAEKKDIIEGKGVLNNRLSEFFMTGLNTLGIPTHFIKSLNMREQLIRAVEIVPLEVIVRNYAAGTMSKRLGIEEGTALPRPIVEFCLKDDSLGDPLVSEEHIIAFNWASQQDLDDMLALALRVNDFLSGVMYGVGIRVADFKIEIGRVYEGDYQRLIIADEISPDSCRLWDLKTGEKLDKDVFRRDLGSLTDAYAEVARRLGVLPENPAPISKPTLIN
- a CDS encoding sigma-54-dependent transcriptional regulator codes for the protein MAQAMKIAIIDDEQDMRQSISQWLALSGFETETFASAGDALKGLSADYPGIIVTDIKMPGMDGMQFLRKVKGIDSNLPVIMITGHGDVPMAVEAMRIGAFDFLEKPFNPDTMTDLAKKATRARRLVLDNRQLRRELSSGSSIMEKLVGANGVMERLREDILDLGQADGHVLIEGETGTGKTLVAHALHAVSARARKKFILFSCAGEEEETIMRRLFGPAGEEDRLPVLEAARGGTLVLEDIEALSHQVQSRLLKAINAQGDPSETRIIAICNLQEQGKTCEDVLRPDLYYRLASLRIELPPLRTRGEDILTLFTRYVDQFAEEYGCDSPSVTAQEAAQLLQAPWPGNVRQLINVAERAVLQSRRGNGTIASLLMAEGDDDRPVMTTEGKPLKEYVEAFERMLIDNTMRRHRGSIASVMEELCLPRRTLNEKMAKYGLTRADYIG
- the purS gene encoding phosphoribosylformylglycinamidine synthase subunit PurS is translated as MKAIVTVMLKNGVLDPQGEAVKSALGGLGFSGVNSVRQGKVIELDLAEGTDPAQIDEMCNRLLVNAVIESYQLDIA
- the purQ gene encoding phosphoribosylformylglycinamidine synthase subunit PurQ; the protein is MRAAVVVFPGSNCDRDMVEALRQSGADVAKVWHKDADLPQGLDLVAIPGGFSFGDYLRCGAIAAQSPICRAVVDHAHRGGYVLGVCNGFQVLSETGLVPGALMRNSGLKFLCKTVGLTVETQDSAFTAAYSQGSEIQVPIAHHDGNYYATEDELKALDGEDRVAFRYSDNPNGSMSSIAGVLSANRRVLGMMPHPERAMDAQMGSADGQALFRALVGQTTQA